The proteins below are encoded in one region of Mangifera indica cultivar Alphonso chromosome 7, CATAS_Mindica_2.1, whole genome shotgun sequence:
- the LOC123221912 gene encoding mediator of RNA polymerase II transcription subunit 33A-like isoform X1 gives MTVTVAGGGGGGGDAGGGVWDSVVEITKVAQLKGSDPLLWVVQLSSSLNSAGVSLPSTELAQVLVSYICWDNNVPILWKFLEKALMLKIVPPLFLLALLSDRVIPCRRLQPTAYRLYLELLKRYAFTLKCQIHGPDYQKVMKSIDAVLHLSKNFGLPATEPGILVVEFIFSIVWQLLDASLDDEGLLELTPERKSRWPTQPLEMEIDSCNGFDEERTEYHERLHNMNTVMALEIIGKFLQNKVTSRIIYLARRNLPTYWVGFTQRIRLLGENSSALRNSKILTPEGLLQLVSDTRIVLSRECKTSSPKNFHAVITFRSLACSTGLRHGTSRSTLWLPLDLFLENVMDGYQVNSTSAIEIITGMIKTLKAINGTTWHDTFLGLWIAALRLVQRERDPIEGPKPRLDPRLCVLLSITPLVIADLIDEEEAAPNDETECRYSNQWKENKGPWERRNDLVSSLQVLGDYQGLLTPPQSVVSAANQAAAKAMLFLSGISVGSAYFECINMKDMPINCSGNLHHLIVEACISRDLLDTSAYFWHGYVNGRIDQIPRSVPTQVPGWSSFMKGAAFTPIMINALVSSPASSLAELEKVFAIAVKGSEDEKISAATILCGASLIRGWNVQEHAIQFITRLLSPPAPADCDGSYSHFISYAAMLNVLIVGIATVDCVQIFSLHGMVPQLACSLMPICEVFGSCVPNVSWTLPTGEEISAHAVFSSAFALLLKLWRFNHPPIDHGVGDVPTVGSQLTPEYLLSVRNSHLVSAESIHRDRNKRRLSAAASSSYPKPIFVDSFPKVKVWYRQHLRCIAATLSGLVHGTQVHQTVEELLNMMFRKINRGNQSLTSVGTGSSGSSGAVNEDSSLRPKLPAWDILEAVPFVVDAALTACTHGILSPRELATGLKDLADFLPACLATIVSYFSAEVSRGVWKPAFMNGMDWPSPAANLLNVEEHIKRILATTGVDIPSLAAAGGSYPATLPLPLAAFVSLTITYKIDKASERFLNLAGPALETLAAGCPWPCMPIVASLWTQKAKRWFDFLVFSASRTVFLHNSDAVVQLLKSCFTATLGLNTNSISSNGGVGALLGHGFGSHICGGISPVAPGILYLRVYRSIRDITFITEEILSLLMHSVREIASSGLPREKLEKLKTTKNGMRYQQVSHAEAMTKVKLAASLGASLVWLSGGLVLVQSVIKETLPSWFISVHRSEREGSDALDGLVTMLGGYALAYFAVLCGACAWGIDSSSSASKWRPNILGTHLEFLASALDGKISLGCDRATWRAYVSGFVSLMVGCTPTWVLEIDVEVLKRLSKGLTQWNEEELAMALLGIGGVGTMGAAAELIIEHDK, from the exons ATGACGGTGACTGTAGCCGGAGGTGGAGGAGGCGGTGGCGATGCTGGTGGTGGAGTTTGGGACAGCGTAGTGGAAATTACAAAGGTGGCGCAATTAAAAGGAAGTGATCCGTTATTGTGGGTTGTACAGTTGTCTTCGAGTTTGAATTCGGCGGGAGTGAGTTTGCCTTCAACTGAGTTAGCTCAAGTGTTGGTTTCGTACATTTGTTGGGATAACAATGTTCCCATTCTATGGAAGTTTCTAGAAAAGGCTCTCATGCTCAAGATCGTCCCTCCTTTGTTCCTCCTCGCTCTGCTTTCTGACAg AGTCATTCCATGTCGACGTTTGCAACCAACAGCATATAGGCTCTACTTGGAGCTTCTCAAAAGATACGCTTTTACACTAAAATGCCAAATTCATGGACCAGATTATCAAAA GGTTATGAAATCAATAGATGCTGTTCTTCATCTTTCCAAGAATTTTGGTCTGCCAGCAACTGAGCCCGGCATTCTTGTGGTTGAGTTTATCTTTTCTATAGTGTGGCAATTGCTTGATGCATCACTAGATGATGAAGGTTTGCTGGAACTTACCCCAGAGAGGAAGTCTAGATGGCCAACTCAACCATTAGAAATGGAAATAGATAGTTGCAATGGCTTTGATGAGGAGAGGACTGAATATCATGAGAGATTGCATAATATGAATACTGTGATGGCGCTTGAGATAATTGGAAAATTTCTACAAAATAAAGTGACTTCTAGGATTATTTATTTGGCACGACGAAACTT GCCCACATATTGGGTAGGTTTCACCCAGAGAATTCGGCTGCTAGGAGAAAATTCATCAGCAttgagaaattcaaaaattttaactccTGAGGGTCTTCTACAGTTGGTATCTGATACTCGTATTGTCTTGTCTCGAGAATGCAAAACAAGTTCACCAAAGAATTTCCATGCAGTTATAACCTTCAGATCTCTAGCTTGTTCTACTGGTCTGCGCCATGGTACTAGTCGTTCTACACTTTGGCTACCACTTGACCTGTTCTTAGAGAATGTTATGGACGGATATCAAGTTAACAGTACAAGTGCCATTGAAATAATAACTG GTATGATTAAAACACTGAAAGCAATTAATGGCACCACCTGGCACGACACCTTTTTAGGCCTTTGGATTGCTGCTCTCCGTCTCGTTCAAAGG GAGAGAGATCCGATTGAGGGTCCTAAGCCTCGCCTAGATCCTCGTTTGTGCGTATTGTTGTCAATCACACCTCTTGTTATTGCGGATCTTATTGATGAAGAGGAGGCTGCACCAAATGATGAAACAGAATGTCGGTACAGCAATCAATGGAAAGAAAATAAGGGTCCATGGGAACGTCGAAATGATTTGGTCTCCAGCTTACAGGTACTAGGAGACTATCAGGGCTTGCTGACTCCACCACAATCTGTTGTTTCTGCAGCCAATCAGGCTGCTGCTAAAGCTATGTTGTTTCTCTCTGGCATCAGTGTTGGGAGCGCATACTTTGAGTGCATTAATATGAAAGACATGCCTATCAATTGCT CTGGAAATTTACACCACCTGATTGTAGAGGCTTGCATTTCCAGAGATCTTCTGGACACATCAGCATATTTCTGGCATGGCTATGTGAATGGACGCATTGACCAAATACCTCGTAGTGTGCCAACGCAAGTACCTGGTTGGTCATCATTCATGAAGGGAGCTGCATTTACACCTATAATGATTAATGCTCTAGTTTCCAGTCCCGCTTCAAG CCTGGCAGAGCTCGAGAAAGTTTTTGCGATTGCTGTCAAAGGATCTGAAGATGAGAAGATATCTGCTGCTACCATTCTTTGTGGAGCCTCTCTAATCCGAGGTTGGAATGTACAG GAACATGCAATTCAATTCATTACTAGATTATTGTCTCCTCCAGCACCTGCTGATTGTGATGGGAGTTACAGCCATTTTATAAGTTATGCTGCGATGCTGAATGTACTGATTGTTGGGATTGCCACTGTTGATTGTGTACAGATATTCTCTCTACATGGCATG GTTCCTCAACTTGCATGCTCATTGATGCCGATTTGTGAGGTTTTCGGATCATGTGTGCCCAATGTCTCATGGACACTCCCCACAGGCGAAGAAATCTCTGCTCATGCTGTTTTCTCAAGTGCTTTTGCTCTTCTTTTAAAGCTATGGAGGTTTAATCATCCACCTATTGACCATGGGGTGGGAGATGTGCCTACTGTAGGATCCCAGCTAACTCCTGAATACCTCCTCTCAGTAAGAAATTCCCATCTAGTGTCTGCTGAAAGCATCCACAGAGATCGAAACAAAAGGAGACTCTCAGCAGCTGCAAGTTCATCATACCCAAAACCTATATTTGTGGATTCATTTCCAAAAGTAAAAGTATGGTATCGACAGCATCTAAGGTGTATAGCTGCCACTCTCTCTGGTCTCGTTCATGGAACTCAAGTTCATCAGACAGTAGAAGAACTTCTTAACATGATGTTCAGAAAGATCAACAGGGGAAACCAGTCTTTAACTTCTGTTGGCACTGGAAGTAGTGGTTCATCTGGAGCTGTAAATGAAGATAGCTCTCTAAGACCTAAATTGCCTGCCTGGGATATTCTGGAAGCTGTTCCTTTTGTCGTTGATGCTGCTTTAACAGCATGCACTCATGGAATACTTTCTCCGCGTGAACTTGCTACAG GGCTTAAAGACTTGGCTGATTTTCTTCCTGCATGTTTGGCAACAATTGTGAGCTACTTCTCAGCTGAAGTGAGTAGAGGTGTTTGGAAACCAGCTTTTATGAATGGTATGGATTGGCCAAGCCCAGCTGCAAATTTGTTAAATGTTGAGGAACATATCAAGAGAATCCTTGCTACCACCGGTGTTGATATCCCAAGCCTTGCTGCAG CAGGGGGGAGCTATCCAGCTACACTTCCTCTACCTTTGGCTGCCTTTGTAAGCCTCACTATTACCTATAAAATCGATAAAGCCTCAGAAAGATTTCTCAATTTGGCTGGCCCAGCCTTGGAGACCCTTGCGGCAGGCTGCCCGTGGCCTTGCATGCCTATTGTTGCCTCACTATGGACCCAAAAGGCAAAGCGATGGTTTGATTTCCTTGTCTTTTCTGCATCTCGAACTGTCTTTCTTCACAACAGTGATGCAGTGGTTCAGCTTCTTAAAAGCTGCTTCACTGCGACACTTGGCTTGAACACTAATTCTATCTCTAGCAATGGTGGTGTTGGAGCTCTTCTTGGGCATGGATTTGGTTCCCATATTTGTGGTGGGATTTCCCCTGTTGCTCCAGGAATTCTCTATCTCCGGGTTTATCGATCCATCAGAGATATAACGTTTATAACCGAGGAGATTCTATCTCTCTTGATGCATTCTGTGAGAGAAATAGCGTCCAGTGGGCTCCCTAGAGAGAAATTGGAGAAGTTAAAAACAACAAAGAACGGAATGAGATATCAGCAGGTTTCACACGCTGAAGCAATGACTAAAGTGAAACTTGCAGCTTCACTTGGGGCTTCATTAGTGTGGCTTTCTGGGGGTTTAGTTTTAGTGCAGTCAGTGATAAAAGAAACTTTGCCTTCTTGGTTTATATCTGTTCACAGGTCTGAAAGAGAAGGATCAGATGCTCTAGATGGGCTAGTCACAATGCTTGGTGGATATGCACTTGCATATTTTGCTGTGCTCTGTGGAGCCTGTGCTTGGGGAATTGACTCATCATCCTCAGCATCAAAGTGGCGTCCCAACATCCTGGGAACCCATCTGGAATTCCTTGCTAGTGCACTTGATGGAAAGATATCACTTGGTTGTGACAGGGCCACTTGGCGTGCCTATGTCTCAGGTTTTGTGAGCCTGATGGTAGGTTGCACGCCAACTTGGGTGCTAGAGATAGATGTAGAAGTATTGAAGAGGCTAAGCAAGGGGCTAACACAATGGAATGAAGAGGAGCTTGCCATGGCATTGCTGGGGATTGGTGGAGTTGGCACAATGGGTGCAGCTGCTGAACTGATAATTGAGCATGATAAATGA